The following coding sequences are from one Treponema primitia ZAS-1 window:
- a CDS encoding DUF86 domain-containing protein, with translation MLPNEKNDLLYLLNILEYIGKIWKYTETVKDAEELFELNEQLNLNASLTLLANIGENASKISNTLKQEFPKIEWQQIKDFRNRVVHDYVGIDLVIVFEIITKDLKSLKPQFENIIKKNIGNKIFDIEELKISKESKYYRNIDFEKII, from the coding sequence ATGTTACCCAATGAAAAAAATGATCTGTTGTACCTTCTGAATATTCTGGAATACATTGGGAAAATATGGAAATATACAGAAACGGTAAAAGACGCCGAGGAATTATTTGAACTTAATGAACAATTAAATTTAAATGCTTCATTGACATTATTGGCAAATATCGGTGAAAATGCTTCAAAAATAAGCAATACATTAAAACAGGAATTTCCCAAAATAGAATGGCAGCAAATTAAAGACTTTCGGAATAGAGTTGTACATGACTATGTTGGAATTGACTTAGTAATAGTATTTGAAATTATTACAAAAGACTTAAAATCATTAAAACCACAATTTGAAAATATTATAAAGAAAAATATTGGGAATAAAATATTTGACATAGAAGAATTAAAAATAAGTAAAGAGAGTAAATATTATAGAAATATAGATTTTGAAAAGATAATTTGA